From the Paenibacillus sp. FSL H8-0548 genome, one window contains:
- a CDS encoding helix-turn-helix domain-containing protein, which produces MKKQPELCRVEDALSIIVGKWKPIILLHLLHNGTKRFSELKASLPGITQKMLTNQLRELEQEDIVMRKVYPQVPPKVEYSITEYGKSLEPILEAMHDWGTAHTLHKLNKMNQ; this is translated from the coding sequence ATGAAGAAACAACCAGAATTATGCCGTGTAGAAGATGCGCTGAGCATAATCGTCGGAAAGTGGAAGCCCATTATTTTATTGCATCTCTTACATAATGGAACAAAGAGATTCAGTGAGCTCAAAGCAAGTCTGCCTGGCATCACTCAGAAAATGTTAACCAACCAGCTGCGCGAATTAGAGCAAGAGGATATTGTTATGCGCAAAGTATATCCACAGGTACCTCCCAAAGTGGAGTACTCGATTACGGAATACGGCAAGAGCTTAGAGCCGATTTTGGAAGCGATGCATGATTGGGGTACCGCTCATACTCTGCACAAGCTGAATAAAATGAATCAATAA
- a CDS encoding pirin-like C-terminal cupin domain-containing protein, with protein sequence MEATNVIRRDIKKVWTVNEQKISDIHSVGAILEPGRWEDYDPFLLLMEDKFKKGAFDVHPHRGIETITFVIDGSINHYDSASGAGGSLQKGDLQFMTAGRGVVHNESPADGEQVHLLQLWVNLPREHKMTAPRYQNLPAKDMPVRQEEGALIRVYSGSSGDVVSDTLNYAPVTFVEMLVNGGASIVQDLPGSYNGFIYVLEGSGIFGENKVEAKKGQALWLESADEATMSSIHVAATENLRLVLFAGTPLKEPIAARGPFVMNTAEEITQAYEDYRNGTFIS encoded by the coding sequence ATGGAAGCAACGAATGTAATACGTCGTGATATAAAGAAAGTATGGACAGTGAATGAACAAAAAATTAGTGATATTCATAGTGTAGGGGCGATTCTGGAGCCAGGGCGCTGGGAAGACTATGATCCGTTCTTATTGCTTATGGAAGATAAATTTAAAAAAGGGGCATTTGATGTACATCCGCATCGCGGTATCGAAACGATAACTTTTGTTATCGATGGCAGTATCAATCATTATGATAGCGCATCTGGAGCAGGAGGCAGCCTGCAGAAAGGCGATTTGCAGTTCATGACTGCTGGCAGAGGTGTCGTTCATAACGAATCGCCTGCTGACGGGGAACAGGTGCATCTACTACAGCTTTGGGTGAACCTGCCGCGTGAACACAAAATGACTGCGCCAAGATATCAAAATTTGCCTGCAAAAGATATGCCCGTTCGTCAGGAGGAAGGTGCTTTGATTCGCGTCTATTCCGGTTCGTCCGGGGATGTCGTTTCTGACACACTAAATTATGCGCCAGTCACCTTTGTTGAAATGCTTGTAAACGGCGGCGCTTCAATCGTTCAAGATTTGCCGGGCAGCTATAACGGATTTATCTACGTATTAGAAGGCAGCGGCATATTCGGAGAAAATAAAGTTGAGGCAAAAAAAGGCCAAGCTCTATGGCTAGAATCGGCTGATGAAGCAACAATGAGCAGCATTCATGTGGCAGCGACCGAAAACCTGCGCCTAGTTTTATTTGCTGGTACTCCATTGAAGGAGCCAATAGCAGCGCGTGGACCGTTTGTCATGAACACAGCCGAGGAAATAACACAGGCATACGAGGATTACAGAAACGGTACTTTTATTTCATAA
- a CDS encoding VOC family protein has product MINKIGQIMLYVNNQDECLKFWTEKAGFSLVSEENNEHMRWIEIAPTNDAATSIVLHNKEFIAKMQPELNLQTPSLLFFSENLDLLYKDFSDKNITVGELVNMPSGRVFNFADNEGNYFAVMEKK; this is encoded by the coding sequence ATGATTAATAAAATTGGTCAAATTATGTTATATGTGAACAATCAAGACGAATGCTTGAAATTTTGGACAGAAAAAGCAGGCTTTAGCTTAGTTTCTGAAGAAAATAACGAGCATATGAGATGGATTGAAATTGCTCCAACTAACGATGCAGCAACGAGTATTGTACTCCACAATAAGGAATTTATTGCTAAAATGCAGCCTGAATTAAATCTTCAAACTCCTTCGTTATTGTTTTTCTCGGAAAATCTTGATCTTCTATATAAAGATTTTTCGGATAAAAATATTACAGTTGGAGAACTTGTAAATATGCCTTCGGGAAGAGTATTTAACTTTGCTGATAATGAAGGAAATTATTTTGCTGTGATGGAAAAAAAGTAG
- a CDS encoding NADH-dependent flavin oxidoreductase: MNAAYKPLFQPLVLGGSLELKNRIVMAPMTNFSSHEDGTVSDAEISYYTRRSGGAGMVITACTYVTPGGKGFPGEFAADSDEMIPSLRRLADAIKGRGAKAILQIFHGGRMVPPALVLSGDVVSASDIPSDQNPDVTPRPLTDTEIESIILDFGQATRRAIEAGYDGVELHGANGYLIQQFFSPHSNRRTDRWGGTIEERLSFPLAIVDEVKRVVAEHATQPFIVGYRFSPEESETPGITMEDTLVLVNALAEKQLDYLHVSLMDFWSLPRRGADESHSRLTWIQQHVGGRVPIIGVGSIHSANDALKALESGVELVAIGRELIVEPDWVEKIEDGRETEIRTTLSKGDQDRLVVPDPLWQAIINAPGWFPVV, from the coding sequence ATGAACGCAGCCTATAAGCCTTTGTTTCAACCGCTCGTGCTGGGAGGAAGTTTGGAGCTGAAGAACCGGATCGTAATGGCACCGATGACGAACTTCTCTTCTCATGAGGATGGGACGGTTTCGGACGCTGAAATAAGCTATTACACTCGCCGGTCTGGTGGAGCAGGTATGGTCATTACGGCGTGCACGTATGTGACACCGGGTGGAAAAGGTTTTCCAGGTGAGTTTGCCGCAGACAGCGACGAGATGATTCCAAGCTTGCGGCGTTTGGCAGATGCGATCAAGGGGCGAGGCGCGAAGGCGATCCTGCAGATTTTTCATGGCGGCCGTATGGTACCGCCTGCACTGGTGCTGAGTGGAGACGTGGTTAGTGCAAGTGATATACCGTCCGATCAGAACCCGGACGTAACGCCAAGACCGCTGACGGATACGGAAATAGAGTCCATCATTCTTGACTTCGGTCAAGCGACGCGAAGAGCCATTGAAGCGGGCTATGACGGCGTTGAACTTCATGGTGCGAACGGTTATCTGATTCAGCAATTTTTCTCTCCGCATTCCAATCGCCGTACAGACCGCTGGGGCGGGACTATCGAAGAGCGTTTGAGTTTTCCGCTAGCTATTGTAGACGAAGTGAAGCGAGTTGTGGCCGAGCATGCGACACAGCCTTTCATCGTTGGCTACCGCTTCTCGCCTGAGGAGTCTGAAACGCCTGGAATCACGATGGAGGATACTCTGGTTCTCGTAAATGCCTTGGCGGAGAAACAGCTGGATTACCTGCATGTGTCTCTGATGGACTTTTGGTCTCTGCCAAGACGTGGGGCCGATGAGAGCCATTCACGGTTGACTTGGATTCAGCAGCACGTCGGCGGCCGGGTCCCGATTATCGGCGTTGGTTCGATTCATTCGGCAAATGACGCGTTGAAGGCTCTGGAGTCTGGGGTGGAACTGGTTGCTATTGGCCGCGAGCTCATCGTCGAGCCGGACTGGGTGGAGAAGATCGAAGACGGCAGAGAAACGGAGATTCGCACCACTTTGAGTAAAGGTGATCAGGATCGTCTGGTCGTTCCAGATCCCTTATGGCAGGCAATCATAAATGCACCGGGATGGTTTCCGGTCGTATAA